The sequence ACCCGCATTTGATTCGCTGTTTCCACCTGCGTGAAGGAACCAAACGAAGCCATTTGGTTACCGAACAGCTTGACGGAAACCCCCTGGCCGAAAGCCGTCCCGGCCCTGGTATTCCGATTCCTCCGGCAGATTGTGCTCGCCTGGGTCGACAAGCGGCCCTCGGAGCAATTCAGTTACATGGCCAAGGCATGGTCGTCGGAGATTTCAACCTCGATCACTTGTGGTTAGAACTGACCGGTAATCTGAAATTACTTCATCTACCGGTTCGTCCGGTCGAAGCGATCTCTTGGTCCGATACGTCCCAGGCCGCACGCTTGGAATCGCTCGCCAATGTTTCGGCGCCTGAACTACAGCAAGCTGGCGCGACACCCACCAAGCTGAGCGATCTTTATTCGCTAGGGACAATCCTCTTTGATTTGCTGACGGGCAAACCTCTTTTCGAGGGTTCGATTGCCGAAAAGCTTCAGCAGCACGCCAATTCGCCGGTGCCCACGCCCCCTTACATTCCCGGCGATTTGATGCAGATCTTACAATACTTGTTGGCGAAGAGTCCGGCTGGTCGATATCAATCGGCCTCGGACGTTGCCGAGGCGCTGCGTCCTTTCGTCGATGCCACCCAGTTGTCGCCACCGCACGTTGATGTCCCGCCCACGCTGGGCAGCTACCTGCAACATTTAGCCAATCAGCAAGCTCCTCCGGCGGCACCTGCTCCGGCAGCCTCGCCGCCAGTCGCTTCCCCACCACCAACTGCGGCCCCCTTTCCCACGGCAGCGCCGGTTCCGCCACCACCAGGCGCTCAGCCACCAGTTCCGCAGCCTGTGCCACCGCCGGGCATGCCTCAACCCGTTCCTCCTCAGGCCGCTCCTTTTCCCGGGGTAGCCTCCCCTCCGGTACCGCCAGTTGGTACCCCGGCGACTCCCCAGCCTCCTATTGCGGTGGCGATCCCCGTGGGGCAACCTCCCGCCGAGGGTGGCACCGGTCGAGCCTCGATGCTGGCCGAACGTATTCGCAAACGGAAACAGCAGCGAAAGATCACCAGCATTTTGGTCCTGGTTCTGATGGCCGCTGCCACCGTCGTAGGTGGGTACTTCGGCTACGGAATTGTCTTTCCGCCAGAACAAATTGCGGAGAACACCACCCCACCGCCTGCCGACACCTCAAACGCCCCGGCAACTGAAACCCCGCCCGAGAGCGAAGTCGATCCGGCCAACAATCCATCGGCTGGCCCGCCGTTGGTGGAAGACGACGGCCAAACCTTGTGGGCGTCACCCACCAACGGCGAGCCCGTAGACTTGAGTGGCTTGCCGCACGATACTCGCCTGGCCCTCGCAGTGCGTACCAACGAGCTGCTATCGAACCCCGAAGGAGAAAAAATTCTTCAGGGGCTTGGCCCCCAATTTGCCGCCGTTCGGAGCCAATTGGAAGGCGACCTGGCGGTAGATTTCAACGCTCTGGAAAGCTTAACGGTCGGCCTAAGCGAATCGACGGCCGGAGGGCCCCCTTGCCTACTTGTTAAGCTCAAAGAAACCACGAACTTGCCCTCGCTCTGGGGCAACCCCACACCGATTGCCGGCAGCACGCCACCAATGTACGAAGTAAACGGCTGGACCGTGCTGCCCATTCCCGGCCAAGAAGATCGAGCGTTCGTTGCTGGCTCGTCTGCCGTAGTCCAAGCCGTCGCCGCGCAAGGCGTCTCTGCGCCGCAGATGACCCGCGAACTGGAACAACTTCGCCGCGAGTCCGACAATCAACAAACCGTCAATCTATTGGTTGATCCCCAATTTTTAGCGGCGGCGAGTGCTCAGGTATTCCCGGGCGAGTTGGCCGCAGCAGCCACACCAGTGCAAGATTTCCTCGGGGAAAGCTTGCGCGGCGTTTTGTTCAGTGCCCATACCGGAGACGATCTCTACCTAGAAATGCGAATGATTGGCTCGCTCAGTCTAGATCCGCCGAACCTAGCCGCTAACATGAAAGAGAAGATCAAGGGCGTTTCGCGGCGGCTGGAAGAGTCGGTCATGGCGGTTAACCCGACGCCTTATTGGCGTCGCCTGGCGACCCAGTTCCCCAGCATGGTCCGCTTCGCCTATCAAAACGCGCGTAGCGGAGTGGAAGGAGACCAAGCGATGGTCAACTGCATCTTGCCAGCGACGGCAGGGCAGAACCTGGTGGCTGCTTCCGAATTGTTGCTGGCCGCCAACACCAGTGGCGCGGCCGCGCCTGCTGGCGGCAAAATGCCAGCGCAGAAAACGCCAGAAACCATCGAAGAAAAGCTGGCCAGCACCATGAGCATTTCGTTCCCCCAAAACTCGCTGGAATTCGCTCTCCGCGATATTGGCGAAGAAGCCGGCATTCCGGTAGAAATCAACGGAACCGACCTGCAACTGGACGGCATTACCCGCAACAAGGAAATTAAAGACTTCCATTTCGAGAATAAACCGGTCGGCGAGATCCTGGCTCAGTTGATGGTTCGCGCCAATCCCGAGGCCTCGCCTGGCCCCGGCACCGACGTTCAAAAATTGATTTT comes from Bremerella cremea and encodes:
- a CDS encoding serine/threonine protein kinase encodes the protein MTKETCKPIHDQYQQTSPNGDVKALATWLIKGGHLTTYQARILLAARPKALSIGEYFVSDRIDAGLLQGTLVATHKPTGHPVWLHPIASEIQADSVRFPIVQRMCQLRSAAPHPHLIRCFHLREGTKRSHLVTEQLDGNPLAESRPGPGIPIPPADCARLGRQAALGAIQLHGQGMVVGDFNLDHLWLELTGNLKLLHLPVRPVEAISWSDTSQAARLESLANVSAPELQQAGATPTKLSDLYSLGTILFDLLTGKPLFEGSIAEKLQQHANSPVPTPPYIPGDLMQILQYLLAKSPAGRYQSASDVAEALRPFVDATQLSPPHVDVPPTLGSYLQHLANQQAPPAAPAPAASPPVASPPPTAAPFPTAAPVPPPPGAQPPVPQPVPPPGMPQPVPPQAAPFPGVASPPVPPVGTPATPQPPIAVAIPVGQPPAEGGTGRASMLAERIRKRKQQRKITSILVLVLMAAATVVGGYFGYGIVFPPEQIAENTTPPPADTSNAPATETPPESEVDPANNPSAGPPLVEDDGQTLWASPTNGEPVDLSGLPHDTRLALAVRTNELLSNPEGEKILQGLGPQFAAVRSQLEGDLAVDFNALESLTVGLSESTAGGPPCLLVKLKETTNLPSLWGNPTPIAGSTPPMYEVNGWTVLPIPGQEDRAFVAGSSAVVQAVAAQGVSAPQMTRELEQLRRESDNQQTVNLLVDPQFLAAASAQVFPGELAAAATPVQDFLGESLRGVLFSAHTGDDLYLEMRMIGSLSLDPPNLAANMKEKIKGVSRRLEESVMAVNPTPYWRRLATQFPSMVRFAYQNARSGVEGDQAMVNCILPATAGQNLVAASELLLAANTSGAAAPAGGKMPAQKTPETIEEKLASTMSISFPQNSLEFALRDIGEEAGIPVEINGTDLQLDGITRNKEIKDFHFENKPVGEILAQLMVRANPEASPGPGTDVQKLIFVIHPMDGPDDAKKLVVTTRKAAEREKYTLPDVFKIK